Within Flagellimonas maritima, the genomic segment ATAGTGACTTTCTTTGTCAAATCTGAAAAAAGACTTACGGTATAATTTGCGCAGTCCGCCGCCGAAGCATTTCCAAGTGGGGACATCTTCTCGGCATAACTGATAAAGCCATCAAAACCTTTTACACCTTGCCCCGCAGTAGTTGGGGTTGGCGACTGGGAAATTGTGTTGACCCTCACCCTTTTTTCCTTTCCAAAAAAGTAGCCAAAACTTCTTGCAACAGATTCCAAATACGCTTTGTTATCAGCCATATCATTGTAGTCCGGGAAAGTTCTTTGTGCCGCCATATAGGTTAAGGCAACAATACTGCCCCACTCGTTCATGGCATCAGCCTTGTACAATGATTGCATTACCTTATGAAATGAAAGTGCAGAAACATCCCATCCCTTTGTTGTAAAATCATACTTCTCATCTGTATATGCCCTCCCTTTTCTAACATTTACGGACATACCAATGGAATGCAATACAAAATCCAACTTACCGCCCAGAATTTCCATGGACTGTGTTACCAAGTTCTGTAAATCCTCTTCACTTGTGGCATCAGCGGGAATTATTTGGGAATTTGTCTTTTCGGCCAACTCCTTAATCTGTCCCATACGCATTGCAATGGGCGCGTTGGTCAATACAAAGGTTCCACCTTCTTCATGAACACGTTCCGCTGTTTTCCAAGCTATGGAATTCTCATCCAGTGCGCCAAATATGATTCCTTTTTTGCCTTTTAAAAGATTATATGCCATAGTAATCGTCTATTGTTGGTTTGTGGTAAAGATATTTAATCTATTTGAGTTTTATGGTTTTGATTTTATGAAACTGGCCCGTAGCAGAACCAAATAAATATTGGAATAAGGACCATCATACTACAAGAGCGGAGGAAATCAAACTTTTCTTGTCGTTGCTCTTAAACTTCAATCTTGGCTCTTTGTTCTCACAAAATGAACTATTTGGGCATTGCACCCTTAGAGGAGAGCTTTGAAGGATTTCAATGATCAGGGCAAATCACAATTCCAAAAGCTGTTTGGCATGTGCCATAGCTGATTCCGATATTGATTTTCCACCAAGCATTTCCGCAAGTTCCTTTACCCGTTCCCCCTGATTCAATTTTCTCATCTGCGTTGTTGTCGTTCCGTCAATTTCCTCTTTAAAAACTTTAAATTGCTGTTGTCCCTTAGAGGCCACTTGGGGCAAATGGGTAATTGAAAACACCTGCATGGTCTTGCTCATCTGTTGCATGATTTCACCCATACGATTGGATATCTCCCCAGAAACGCCTGTATCGATCTCGTCGAACATCATTGTAGGCAATTGTTCATATTTTGCCAAAATTGATTTTATGGTTAACATTATTCTTGATAATTCCCCGCCTGAAGCTACTTTTTTCAATTCCCCATAATCTGAACCCTTATTGGCCGAAAACAAGAAAACCAAATCATCCTTTCCGTTGGACTTGAAAG encodes:
- a CDS encoding enoyl-ACP reductase FabI; translated protein: MAYNLLKGKKGIIFGALDENSIAWKTAERVHEEGGTFVLTNAPIAMRMGQIKELAEKTNSQIIPADATSEEDLQNLVTQSMEILGGKLDFVLHSIGMSVNVRKGRAYTDEKYDFTTKGWDVSALSFHKVMQSLYKADAMNEWGSIVALTYMAAQRTFPDYNDMADNKAYLESVARSFGYFFGKEKRVRVNTISQSPTPTTAGQGVKGFDGFISYAEKMSPLGNASAADCANYTVSLFSDLTKKVTMQNLYHDGGFSNTGVSQEVIDEFSE